From a single Nicotiana tabacum cultivar K326 chromosome 8, ASM71507v2, whole genome shotgun sequence genomic region:
- the LOC107770362 gene encoding large ribosomal subunit protein mL102 (rPPR5), whose protein sequence is MASLCRFKPKKLSTISPRSTSFFYSSESLNNPDPSTRIPTTHNPKTPEKVEDLICRMMSTRVWTTRLQNSIRNLVPSFDHELVYNVLHNAKNSEQALQFFRWVERSGLFRHDRETHFKIIQILGRSEKLNHARCILLDMPNKGVDWDEDLWVLMIDSYGKAGIVQESVKLFQKMEELGVERTIKSYNALFNVITRRGRYMMAKRYFNKMVNEGIEPTTHTYNLLIWGFFLSSKPDTAIRFFEAMKSREISPDVVTYNTMINGYNRAKKIEEAEKYFVEMKARNIEPNVISYTTLIKGYSLVVRVDDALRLFEEMKSFGIKPNAITYSTLLPSLCEGQKMSEARMILKEMEEKYIAPKDNSVFIRLISGQCEAGDLDAAADVLKAMIRLSVPTEAGHYGVLIENFCKAGVCDRAVKLLDKLIEKEIILSSSLPMEQSAYNLIIDYLCNNGQTSKAETLFRQLMKIGIQDPVAFNNLVCGHSREGAPDSAFEILKIMGRRKVLSDGIAHKSLVESYLKKGEPADAKAALDNMLEQGHEPDSLLYRSVMESLMGDGRVQTASRVMKIMLEKGVKEHMDLISTILEALLMRGHVEEALGRIELLLHSGLSPDIDGLLSALCDKGKTAAALKLLDFGLERDCTIDFSSYDKVLDSLVAAGKTLNAYSMLCKMMEKGGVKDHKSCEELIKSLNQEGNTKQADILRRMIIGKDTTLDSKKAKKKTAIAT, encoded by the coding sequence ATGGCTTCTCTGTGTCGTTTCAAACCGAAAAAACTCTCCACTATTTCACCAAGATCAACATCCTTCTTCTACAGCTCCGAATCCCTCAACAACCCGGACCCGAGCACCCGAATTCCGACAACTCACAATCCTAAAACCCCAGAAAAAGTAGAAGATCTCATTTGCAGAATGATGTCTACTCGCGTGTGGACTACACGCCTTCAGAACTCCATTAGGAATCTTGTTCCTTCATTTGACCATGAACTTGTTTACAATGTGTTACACAATGCAAAAAACTCTGAACAGGCGTTACAGTTCTTTAGATGGGTAGAAAGATCCGGTCTTTTCAGGCATGACAGAGAAACCCATTTCAAGATTATTCAGATTCTTGGTAGGTCTGAGAAGCTTAATCATGCTAGGTGTATACTTCTTGATATGCCTAATAAGGGTGTTGATTGGGATGAGGATTTATGGGTTTTGATGATTGATAGTTATGGTAAAGCTGGGATTGTTCAAGAGAGTGTCAAGTTGTTTCAGAAAATGGAAGAGTTAGGTGTTGAAAGGACCATTAAATCCTATAATGCTTTGTTTAATGTGATAACGCGTCGAGGGCGATATATGATGGCCAAGAGGTATTTCAATAAGATGGTTAATGAGGGTATTGAGCCGACTACGCACACTTATAATCTGTTGATTTGGGGTTTCTTTTTATCGTCTAAGCCGGATACTGCGATTAGGTTCTTTGAGGCTATGAAGAGTAGGGAGATTAGTCCTGATGTAGTGACTTATAATACTATGATTAATGGCTATAACCGGgctaagaaaattgaagaggCCGAGAAGTACTTTGTGGAAATGAAGGCGAGGAATATAGAACCGAATGTGATCAGTTATACCACCCTGATAAAAGGATATAGTTTGGTTGTGCGAGTAGATGATGCATTGAGATTGTTTGAAGAGATGAAGAGTTTTGGTATTAAACCGAATGCCATTACGTACTCAACACTGTTGCCTAGTCTATGTGAGGGACAGAAAATGTCTGAAGCTAGGATGATTTTGAAGGAGATGGAAGAGAAGTATATTGCACCAAAGGATAACTCTGTATTCATAAGATTAATCTCTGGACAGTGTGAGGCAGGTGATTTGGATGCTGCAGCTGATGTTCTGAAAGCTATGATCAGGTTGAGTGTTCCCACCGAGGCTGGGCATTATGGTGTCTTAATTGAGAATTTCTGCAAGGCTGGTGTCTGCGATCGAGCTGTCAAATTGCTGGATAAGCTTATTGAGAAAGAAATCATCTTGAGTAGTAGTTTGCCTATGGAACAAAGTGCATATAATCTGATTATTGATTACCTATGCAATAATGGCCAGACAAGTAAGGCTGAAACTCTATTTAGACAGTTGATGAAAATTGGGATTCAAGATCCTGTTGCCTTTAACAATCTCGTCTGTGGGCACTCAAGAGAAGGGGCTCCTGATTCGGCCTTTGAAATTTTGAAGATTATGGGCAGGAGAAAGGTTCTTTCTGATGGTATTGCTCACAAGTCACTTGTTGAGAGCTATCTGAAGAAAGGGGAGCCTGCTGATGCTAAAGCTGCTTTGGACAATATGCTTGAACAGGGACATGAACCCGACTCATTGTTGTATAGATCAGTGATGGAGAGCCTGATGGGAGATGGAAGGGTTCAAACAGCAAGTCGAGTGATGAAGATTATGTTGGAGAAGGGAGTCAAAGAACACATGGATTTAATTTCTACTATCTTGGAAGCCCTCCTAATGAGGGGCCATGTTGAGGAGGCCCTTGGAAGAATTGAATTGTTGTTACACAGCGGTCTCTCACCTGATATTGACGGTCTCTTGTCCGCTCTATGTGACAAAGGAAAAACAGCTGCTGCTCTAAAGCTGTTAGATTTTGGTTTAGAGAGAGATTGTACCATAGACTTTTCAAGCTATGATAAGGTGCTGGATTCTCTTGTAGCTGCTGGGAAGACACTTAATGCTTATTCTATGTTGTGCAAGATGATGGAAAAAGGAGGAGTTAAAGATCACAAGAGTTGTGAGGAGTTGATTAAGAGCCTCAATCAAGAGGGAAACACAAAGCAAGCAGATATTCTAAGAAGAATGATCATCGGAAAGGATACAACTCTTGACAGCAAGAAAGCAAAGAAAAAGACAGCCATTGCTACCTGA